From Halorubrum sp. PV6:
TCGTCGTCCTGAAGCGTGTCGATAGCACGCTCGTAGTCCTGTTTGCGCTCCTCCATCGAGGCTGCCGGCCCGATGCAGGTCGAGCCGCCCTTCTCCAGTTCAGCGTTCCAGTCGGAGGGCAACTCCATCAGTCGGATGGTGTGTCCCGTGGGAGCGGTGTCGAAGACGACGATATCGTACTCCGGGCTATCCATGAAGTCGACGAAGTTATCGAAGGCGGCGATCTCTTCGACACACGGGCTGTTGAGTTGTTCCTCGACGGTTTCGAGTTGCTCGTCGTCGAGAAGCTGTCGCATCGGCTCAATCGTCTCTTGTCGATACTCTTCGGCCGCCGTGTCCGGGTCGATCTCGATGGCCGATAGGTTCTCGATGTCGTCGATAGCAGTGACTTCGTGGCCGATCTCTTGCCCGAAGATGTCCGAGAGGTTCGGCGCAGGGTCTGTCGTCACCAGCAGCGTCTCGTAGTCGTTGTCCGCGAGCCAGGTCGCTGTCGCGCAGCTCACGGTACTCTTACCGACGCCGCCTTTGCCGCTGAAAAAGACGAATTCGGTCTCCTCGCTTGTCGGCTCTACGACCGCTCGTGCGTCGGTGGGGGTTGTGTTCATGCGTTAGGCCTCTTGGGTCGGGGTGGCTGTTTCGATTGCTGCCGCGAGTTCGTCGTACGAGAGGTACTCGGACTTGCCGACAATTTCGTCGTCAACGACAGTGATCGGCAAAATCGAGGGACCGTGTTCCTCGACCAAGTCGGAGATGGACTCGGTCTCGAGGAACTGGTCGATGTTGTGCTGCATGTTCGCCCGCGAGACATCGACATCCTCAAATTCCGATTCGAGTTGGTCGAGGGCGGCACTGACTTCAACGAGTTCTTCGTCGGGGTCAGGACCACAGACGCCGGTGGAGCAACACATCGCCTCCTCGTACAGGATGAGTTCAGTCATTGCTCGGGAAAGAGTATTTTATCAATTGTCCGGCTGGCAGTGCGGCGGTCACGGATCATATTGGTGGCCTTGTTCCATCGCATTCAATTGAGGGATTGTTCAATCATATTCATAAGACCTTCGACTCGCATAGACGTAGTCAGTACTCAAAATAGAAGAAATACGCTGATCCAAGTATTTTTACGCGTCATATCGGTTCCGTGCTGTCGATAGAGCCTACAGTATATCTTATAGAGTCCTAAAGTGATAGAGTCAGAGTTGAGTGTAAGGAGTGCGCGGGTCGGTCCAGAATACTTAATTCGTTATCTGCTCAATCGAAGTGTATGTCCTCAACCGAACGTCTACAACGGTACCTCGCCGACGAACGAGGTGGATGTGGCGACGAGGAGGTATGTCAGCGTCTATCTGAACTCGAAGAGATCGACGCGGCCGCAGGCGGGCCTGCGCTGGACGAAGACGTTGGATTGCTATCGGCGCTCGCGAACGAGACCCGCTACAAGATCGTTCGTATCCTCCACATCGCTGGCGAGGAACTCTGCGTCTGTGAATTTGCGCCACTGCTCGACGTCAGCGACAGCGCGATCAGCCATGCGCTGTCCCAACTCACTGACGCTGGACTCATCACTCGCCGAAAAGAGGGGAAGTGGCGGAAATATCGAGCGACAGCACGCGCCAACGCCGTCCTCATCGCCCTAGACGGATCGCGGGAGCTTTGATCGGAAGCGAGAGTTATCGACATGACCCATCGACGAAGTAACTCTCACTGGTCGGTAATAGCCAGCATTCGATACAATGGCTACTGAGCCATATATATTGAAAAGTAACACTCATAGGAGCGCTTAACACGGTATAAAAGAGGAGATTATCTATGGATACAGCATCACCCGTTAAGTTTGGATTTGTGTGTGTACAGAATGCGGGACGAAGCCAGATGTCAGCTGCGTTCGCCGAGCGGGAACGTGATCTCCGGGAATTAGGGGATACTCTCGAGATTCTCACCGGCGGTACACATCCAGCTGAACACGTCCACAAGGAAGTGATCACGGTCATGCAAGAACGAGACATCGACCTCTCTGACCGAACGCCTCGGGAGGTCTCGACTGACGAGCTCGAATCGTGCGATGTCGTCGCCACGATGGGCTGTTCGACGCTAGAACTGGACGCCGAGAACGTCGACGTTCGAGACTGGGCGTTAGACGATCCGCACGGTCAAGACCTTGACACTGTCCGCGAGATTCGTGACGACATAGAGCAACGCGTCAAGGCGCTGTTCGACGAGTTCTATCCGGACGAACCGTAGCATAGACGTAATCAGAGGATTCGTTCGTCCCTCCAATCGGAAAATTCTCCTCTGGACAAGCCCGTTTGTAATTTTTGGTGAGTTAGGGTTTCTGTGGCGGCTTCCGAGCCTCGATAGTGGCAGAGACGAGATACTCACCGAGATCGCGATCGGCGTCCCAATCGCTGATGAACTCGGTGCTCTCGCCCTTCGGCGCGATCTCGATCGCTTCGAAGCCGGCGTTATCGAGCATCGCTTCGAGATTCTCGATGGTCGACGCACCGGCGACGCAGCCGGTTAGCGAGTCCGGATCCATCTTGACGTCGTCGGGGAACGGCGCGGTTTGGACGACGTCCGAGATGGCGACGCGCCCGCCGGGCTTGAGGACGCGGAAGGCGTCGTCGAACACGAGCTGTTTTTCGGGAGCGAGGTTGACGACGCAGTTCGAGATAACGACGTCGATAGTCGCGTCTGCAACGGGGAGATGGCTGATCTCGCCGAGGCGAAACTCGACGTTGTCGGCGTCGTTTTTCGCGACGTTCTCCCTCGCTTTCGAGACCATCTCCGGTGTCATGTCCACACCGATGACGGTTCCGTCCGGACCGATCTCCCGTGCGGCGAGGAAGCAGTCGAAGCCCGCACCGGAGCCGAGGTCGAGCACCGTCTCGCCGGCCGCCATCTCGGCGAACGCCTTCGGATTTCCACACCCAAGGCCAAGGTCTGCGCCCTCGGCGACAGACGCGACATCGTCGGCGTCATAGCCAAGGCGTTCGCTCCCGGACGCTCCTTCGGTGCCGTCACAGCATCCACCGTCGTCGGTGGTATCGATGCCGACGTCGCCACAGCAGTTTTGACTGTCCGAAGCGATAGTTTCGTAGCGTTCGCGCACCATCTTACGGGTCTCTTCGGGGTCGCGGTCACCGGCCACCGTAGTAGTATCGTTACTCATGGGAACCCCGCAGATCGTCGAGGGTTTCGAGAAGGGCCGCAGTCGTTTCAGTCGGTTCGTAGTACCGCCAAGATCCTTCTTTGCGGCGCGTGACAAGTCCTGCGGTGTACAATCGCGAGAGCGCTTGGCTGACGGCGCTCTGACTAACACCGACCGCGGCTTCGAGGTCGCAGACACAGACGCCGTCGTCGGCGTTCAAAACTTGGCGAAGCAGTTCGTATCGTGTGTCATTCCCCATCGCGGTCAGTACTTGGAGGTCTGTCGCCATCGCATCCGAGTTGACATCTTCGAGCGGTGTACAGCAGGTCTCCGTTTCCTCCGTGGTTCCGTCAGTGATCGCATCTCCCATTATATTAGCAGTAGCTTATACAAGTAAACACTAATATATTTCCCTCGGCAACTCCCTCGAAACTCTGGAATCAAGTTGAACCTTGGGTACAGCAGTACCATCACCGATCTGAATCAGAATCGGTGCGGTAGAAAGTCGATACGTCGGTGAAGTTCCCGAAGGTGAAAACAACGTTCGAGATGGTGTGGGCTGAACACATATGCATTGAGAGTGCTAGTCTCAACTTCTGCCGCGAAGAGGCAGACGACCATCTTGAGACCCTTCGTGACGCCCTAGACATCGGCGACGGTGACATTATTGAGATTGACGGTGAAGACGCCGATCTAGAGTGCGCCGAGTGACGGTCGGACACACTTTCCGACATTCACCATCAGCACTCGCACAAGAAAGCCAGTTCACGCCGACTTGCACGCCTCAATTATAAGTTCGGGGGCATCAACCAGTTGATTCACTGTATGCGCACCCTTCCCTTTCCCTCGGCCCTTCCGATTCTGTTCGATCAGCGAGAGAAACGCAAGTTCGGAGAGGAGGTCGCGGACGCGACGGATTTTGAGCGGGTCGGTTCCTTCGCGTTCACACACAACCTCGTAGGCCGAGTACACCTGCTTTGAGGGGATCATCGCATCTGTATCGGTTGACTGCTGCATCTGGAGTGCGAGCCCCTGAAGGAGATATTTCGAGTGCTCGGGTTGCTTTCCAATTAGTTCGGCGAGTCGCGCCTCTTCTTCACGCTCGTGTGCTTCATCAACGTACTCAACGCTGACGCGGTCGTCATCGTGTTCGTCGGCGATTTCCCCAGAATATCGGAGAATATCAATCGCCTTCCGAGCGTCTCCGTGTTCTTTCGCTGCGAGTGCTGCGACCTTCGGAATCACGTCGTCATCAAGGACGCCCTCTCGAAACGCATCTGCCCGTGAGTTGAGGATTGCACGCAGTTGATTTGCGTCATAGGGCGGGAACACGAAGTCACGCTCGGAGAGACTTGATTTGACGCGCTCATTGAGTGTTTCCTTGTAGCGAATCTTGTTGCTGATCCCGATGATGCCGAGTGTACTGTCTTCTACCTTTCCGGCCTCCGCCGCTCGTGAGAGCTGCATGAGAACGTTGTCGTCTTCGAGTTTGTCGATCTCGTCTAAAATGATGATACCAACGTCGAGACGTAGATCGAGTATCTTCCAGAGCCGCCGATAGTAATCAGACGTGGAAACGCCAGACGCTGGAATTTTCACATCCGTCACGTCGGGATCGTTGAACGATTCAGCGATCGTTCGGATAGCCTGCGTTTCTGTTGAGTCCTGAAAACAGTCGATGTATGCGACGTCAACATGGACATCATTCTCGGCGGCAGCCTCAGTGAGGTCCTGCGTAATGTACTTTGAGCAGAGGCTCTTGCCTGTTCCCGTCTTTCCATAGATCAACACGTTGTTCGGCGTCCCACCTCGCTGGGCGTCCTTAATCGCGTTCGCGAGGTTTGTGAGTTCCTCATCACGGCCGATGATCCGATCACCCTCCGGAAGATGACTCACACGAAGGAGTTCCTTATCAGCAAAAATGGGGTCAGGATCCCCGAAGAATGACTCCGTATCGCTCATGCAGGGTCGCACTCACCCGACCCATATCAATCTTCTCACCGCCTTGCCGCTGTAAACAGGAGTCTGTATTAGACGACCCGTCCAAGTGGGGTTAAAACCCGTATATTCCTACGTTTTGAGAAGTCCAGTCTCATAACGGGCCCCGTATTGCCGCTGTAAGAGTGGTATCGAGGTGGTCTCACACCCCTCGTTGCCGCTGTAAACACGAATGATGTGTGACCTCCAGATGAAATTGTGGGTGATTCAGAGAAAGTCGATCGAGAGCCGGTCAGCTACGTGATTTGGGGAAAACACCATGACAGTGAAACATACGGTTCACGTCTTCGACGCCAAAACAACATGGCCTCTCAGTATGCCAAAAGCGTGGTACGGTAACAAACAACACGCTTTGGTATAAAATTACTGATCGATGTGGTGTTGATAGTAGAACGTGTGAGCGGGCAGGTGGATGTTTTCTATACATACACCGCTCTACGGTGGTTTTACAGCGGCAACGAGGGGTCCATCTCTTTCGAGCCACCATACCATTTCCCGGGAGATGTTTACAGCGGCAACGAGGGGTGTGCGACAGATGATCCCTGATGCCTCAAGCACCGTGACGTCGAAGTCAACAACCCCTCTAGGGTCCTCAGGTCTATCAAAATGGGGAACCCGCCAACACCACCGTCACCGGGCCTAGCGGCTCAGGTAACTTAACCAACAAAATCCCGTTGCTGTTGCTTTTGTTGGTTAATCGTTGAGAGTGCGGCCTTTCTCGAGATGGGTCTTTATTTATGCGATGGACTAAGCCAAGGTATGAGCGACTCGGCGTCTCCAAGCGCCTCTGTCTCGCTATCTGAGCCCACTGACATTCCGGCAGTCCTGGATCGGGCTGGTATCGATTATGTCGGTGTTCATGACCAGCGACTACTAGCGATCTATCGCACCGGCATCTTCAATGTGGTAACTGAGTCGGAGACAGTATCGAATGGGCACACACTTCAGATCGACTGCTGGGAAGCACCACTTCCGTCTCGCGATGATGAGCAATCACCTCAGGAGCTTCTCAAGGACTTTGCCGCCGTATTTGACGCAGGCAACCAGAGCTAAAGCTGTCTGTCTGTATCTACGACCTAGCGACCTCGATGAGCACGTCAGACAGTGTTCTTCATGAGGTCCAGCCGGCTCGAACTACTATGATCAGTATAGAGCGAGCTCCGCACCGTTAATTGGGTTTCTGGACGTTTCCGGAAACAGTGTGGTTCCGCAATCAGAATCGAGAGACGGCGGAGCAATCGAGGTGAATATATCACTGCGATCAGAGATTTTCCGGAATCTCCCCGGTCACACTTATATCACTCACGCTGAGATTGACATCCTCCTCCGCCTGAAGGCGGAAGAATCCCGAGCGTTGGGATATTAGGGTTTGCAATCTCCCTGTTCTCTCGGTGTGAACCGTCCGCTCTCGCGGTCGAACAGGAAAACTCCGGGCTGTGCCAACCAGCCGTTACTTATATCCCCCGTCGGGGGACTCTGAGTTATCTTTCGCCGGATGTTCACCGCACCATTCACGTCCGCGTTCATCGTCGTCTCGCACGACTCACAGACGTACAGACCACGCTCCACACGGTTGCTATCTCGAATCTGCCCGCAACACGAACACATCTTCGAGGTGTTCTCCTCGTCTACACGATCAACGAGGATACCGTGTTCCTCGGCCTTGTATTCAAGCAGGCGGGCGAATCGGTCGAACTCCCAGCCGTGCAACTTCTTGTTCCCCGACGCACCCCAGCTCCGCGAGTCACCGTCCTCATCCTCGCGGATGTCACTAAGATCGCCAACCGCTATCTTCTCCACGCCCTCTTCGACACACCGCTGAACGATGTGTTTGCTGAGGGTGTGGAGGAAGTGGTCTTTGCGTCGAGAGAGTTTCTTCCGAGCCTTCCGCGCTCGCTTCGACGGGCCATTCTCACCTTCAGTCTGGTACTCCTCACGAGTGAAGTAGTGTTTGTCCTCTTTCAGCGTGTTCCCCGGATACAACTCACCCGCACTGTCTTCGTAGTCGATGGCGAGATAGTTGCTGATTCCGAGGTCGATACCCGCTGTCTTGTCACCGGGGGCGTCCTCGACGGGAATCTCTTTCTTACAGACGAGATGGAGTTCTCAGTGGTCGTCGTTGTAGACGGCACGCACCTGCTGGATGTTCTCAACTTCTACGTCAGGGCGGGTTTCGTACTCGGCGAGGATGAAGTCAGACCGACTCTCTTTCAGGTTGAAACCTTTTGAGAGCCGAAGTTGGTCGTGTTTGTCGTCGTGCTTGATGGCTCGTTTCTTCCATGTGACGGTCGAGCGTGGATGGTCGTCGCCACGTTTCCGGTAGCCCGGTGGGTTGCTGCTGTCGTCAGAGTTGTACCAGCCCGTGAACGCCTCAGCAAGTTCTTCGAGAACTCGCTGACTTGACTGAGAATGCAGGTCACTGTAGCGTTCGTGGTCTTTCAACTCCGACTTCAGCTCGGCTTCGTCGGGTATCTCACCGTCATCTTCCCACCGTTGTTGGATGTAGTAGCGGCCGACGTTCCACAGTTTTGATGCAGAGAACCCGCACTGGTCAAGGTCGTCACGAACCTGTGAGTGGTTCGTGATTCGGGCGACGTAGGTGCGGGTTGTCTCCAGCATCGAACTGACTTCATAATACATTATGAGAGAGTTCTGATTAAGACTAACGACCGCGTGGAATATCCGACTGGAATGTCGCCGGTAGATTGTCGGTCAAAATGTCGGATTCATCCCGCGCCTAAAGGTGCGGGAATTCTCCTTGCTCTCTATAAAAGTTGTTGATGCGGGACCTGTATTGACCGCAACCGGGTCAAAAGCTATCAGCTGGACAGGCTTTCAATAGAATCGTCGAAAATTCACTTAGGGATAGACTGCTAACTCAAATTCGTACCAACTCCCGTCGTAGATCGCGTACATATTCGGAAACGTCGTGTACTCCCTGTAATCGCTATGTCCTCTCATGTGGTCGGCGGCGTTGAGATGCGTGAGGACTGCGTCGAGCCCGTCCGACAGTGGTGGTGACTCTTCATAGAACCCCGAGACCGGTCGCCCGTCCGTTGCCATGTCGAGCACCTCTGTCGCCTCACTTGAGAGCGAAACCGTCGAAAAGTCAACTTCGAGAACGGCGTCGCGCACGTGTTGCTCGTATTCAGATCGTGATTCTCCGATCTGTTCGGCTGTGAATATCCGTTCGGTGACTGGGATAGTTTCTTGCTTGGCTCGGGCTTGGAACAGGTGGTCGTTGTGTTGGAGATACTCAAACGGGGGCGATGGGACAAGGTCGCTAGCTTCGGAATCGAGGTGGTGATGATACGTGACGCCGCGTGAACCTGGCTTCTGATCACCAACATCGATTGCTGGGTCTCGATCCGCTGCTGCGGCTTCCATCGCCTGCTGTAGTATCTGCTGGTCACGATCGGACAGTGACGTGATCGGTGCCGTCACCGGATCAGTACCGTCGGACTGTTCCGCGTTCTGCAAGTCGAGGTAAAATTCCCACCAGTCCCGTTCGACAGTGCGAACAGTATCGACGTGAATTCGGTAGTACCGGTCGCCGTCCGTCCCGAACTGGGGGCGTTCCCGCTGCTCAGATCCGAACTCGTACTCGTAGGCCAACTGGTAGCTCAGTACCGTAACGGAGCCACTCGCAAGTAGTTCGTCGTAGACGGTACGCTTGTACTCGTCAGGATAATCGATAGCAAACTGCGCTCGGTGTCCCGTCGGATCTGTCCGTAGTAACGTTTTGAACGGCTCCTCTACTGAGTAGGCACTCAACCGAAATCGACTATTACCGGACGAAAGACAGCCAGCGACACTCGTGACGCCCGTTGCCCCGAGTGTCGTCAGCAGCTTCCGCCGAGTATATCGAGTTCTCATTTCCTACGTCCATCGATTACCGGTAGGGTTCGAAACGGCTCTATCTCACAGAACTGTTCGAACAGTATACGATACTGACGTAGTATCATGATAACTAGTTCTCGCAGGGCGAAGTAGTTCAAGACCCCGATAGCTCAAATCAAAATTGTTCTTTGCGGCATAGTCACGAAACAGGCATTAGAAGGCCTCGAAACAGTTAAATCTCGTTTTGATACTACGTTTGACCTAATATACGACAGCGGTAATCGGTAGATGTGATGGTTACAGTCTCCGCATTCAAAGATGGATTTACCGCCCTCCGCGCGAATCCAATCCTGCTTGTCACCGGTCTCCTCGTCGGGGCCGGCAGCCAGCTGCAATACGTCGATCAGCTGATTGAATCACCACTCCTCTCGACAGGCGTATCGCTCGCTTGGCTGGTCGTCTTCCCGTTCGTACTCGGTGGGTTCATCGGCACTGCCCGAGCTGCGATAGAAGGAACAAACGTGTCTCTAACCCACTTTTTCACTACAGCCTGGGCAAATTACCTCCGACTCCTCCTTGCAACAGTGTTGTTCGTGCTACTTGTTCTTGCAACGGCTATCGGATTCGGACTCATCGGGTTCGTCCTCGGTATTGGGACGATGGCAATCGCCGTGATTAACGAGATGGCTGCGTTCGCAGCAGGCGTCATCTCTCTGCTTATCTGGTTGGTGTCGATCCTCGTGGTCATCATGTTCGTGCAGTTTTACGACACCGCGATCGTCATCGAAAACGAGAGTGTTACTGACGCATTCCGGAGAAGTATTGAACTCGTCCAATCAAACCTGAAAAGCGTCGCGGGATTTTCGCTGGCGTGGCTCGTTCTACTGAACGTCTTTTTCATCCCTGAATACTTGCTCGAGTTGACGATGACAGAGGCTGGGCCGGCTGACATATTACCAGTTGAACTCGGAATTCCGATCGTTGTCCTGCTCCCAATCGGCATTATCCTTTCCGCGGTCGGCTTCGCGTACTTCTATACGGTGTATACAGCCTACTACATACGGTTAATCACTGCCTCAGCTAGTACCCCGGAATCAGTATGATCATCCACCAACAATTACGTACGATGGTTTCGAACAGTCACCAACCGGATCGGTTCCCCGTGGCCTTCGTCCACAGAAGGTAATCATACCTATGGCACGACTCCTCCCGACACAAACCGACGCTGCCGTCGAACGAAGCGATACTCCGACCGTATTGAGCCTTGACGACGACGCGACACGCGAGGTGATCGAAGCGTTGTCCTCCGAGACAGCCTACGATATTTTCCGGCTGCTCAATAAGACGCCGGCGACCCCTTCACAGATAGCTGAGCAACTCGACCAGAGCGTTCAGAACATCCACTACCACTTGGAAAATCTCGAGGCAGCTGGTGTAATCGAAGTCACAGATACCTGCTATTCGGAGAAAGGTCGTGAAATGAACGTCTTTGTTGTTTCCGAAGATCCGACACTCCTCTTTCTTGGCACCGAGGACGATCGGCCGGGTCTCAAGCGCG
This genomic window contains:
- the arsD gene encoding arsenite efflux transporter metallochaperone ArsD; amino-acid sequence: MTELILYEEAMCCSTGVCGPDPDEELVEVSAALDQLESEFEDVDVSRANMQHNIDQFLETESISDLVEEHGPSILPITVVDDEIVGKSEYLSYDELAAAIETATPTQEA
- a CDS encoding metalloregulator ArsR/SmtB family transcription factor, with product MSSTERLQRYLADERGGCGDEEVCQRLSELEEIDAAAGGPALDEDVGLLSALANETRYKIVRILHIAGEELCVCEFAPLLDVSDSAISHALSQLTDAGLITRRKEGKWRKYRATARANAVLIALDGSREL
- a CDS encoding low molecular weight phosphatase family protein, with translation MDTASPVKFGFVCVQNAGRSQMSAAFAERERDLRELGDTLEILTGGTHPAEHVHKEVITVMQERDIDLSDRTPREVSTDELESCDVVATMGCSTLELDAENVDVRDWALDDPHGQDLDTVREIRDDIEQRVKALFDEFYPDEP
- a CDS encoding arsenite methyltransferase — encoded protein: MSNDTTTVAGDRDPEETRKMVRERYETIASDSQNCCGDVGIDTTDDGGCCDGTEGASGSERLGYDADDVASVAEGADLGLGCGNPKAFAEMAAGETVLDLGSGAGFDCFLAAREIGPDGTVIGVDMTPEMVSKARENVAKNDADNVEFRLGEISHLPVADATIDVVISNCVVNLAPEKQLVFDDAFRVLKPGGRVAISDVVQTAPFPDDVKMDPDSLTGCVAGASTIENLEAMLDNAGFEAIEIAPKGESTEFISDWDADRDLGEYLVSATIEARKPPQKP
- a CDS encoding helix-turn-helix transcriptional regulator gives rise to the protein MGDAITDGTTEETETCCTPLEDVNSDAMATDLQVLTAMGNDTRYELLRQVLNADDGVCVCDLEAAVGVSQSAVSQALSRLYTAGLVTRRKEGSWRYYEPTETTAALLETLDDLRGSHE
- a CDS encoding Cdc6/Cdc18 family protein translates to MSDTESFFGDPDPIFADKELLRVSHLPEGDRIIGRDEELTNLANAIKDAQRGGTPNNVLIYGKTGTGKSLCSKYITQDLTEAAAENDVHVDVAYIDCFQDSTETQAIRTIAESFNDPDVTDVKIPASGVSTSDYYRRLWKILDLRLDVGIIILDEIDKLEDDNVLMQLSRAAEAGKVEDSTLGIIGISNKIRYKETLNERVKSSLSERDFVFPPYDANQLRAILNSRADAFREGVLDDDVIPKVAALAAKEHGDARKAIDILRYSGEIADEHDDDRVSVEYVDEAHEREEEARLAELIGKQPEHSKYLLQGLALQMQQSTDTDAMIPSKQVYSAYEVVCEREGTDPLKIRRVRDLLSELAFLSLIEQNRKGRGKGKGAHTVNQLVDAPELIIEACKSA
- a CDS encoding transcriptional regulator translates to MARLLPTQTDAAVERSDTPTVLSLDDDATREVIEALSSETAYDIFRLLNKTPATPSQIAEQLDQSVQNIHYHLENLEAAGVIEVTDTCYSEKGREMNVFVVSEDPTLLFLGTEDDRPGLKRAFKSFASLLGPPSILLAAGESIAQFVTTE